Proteins from one Ictidomys tridecemlineatus isolate mIctTri1 chromosome 14, mIctTri1.hap1, whole genome shotgun sequence genomic window:
- the LOC144370518 gene encoding endogenous Bornavirus-like nucleoprotein 1, whose amino-acid sequence MLMSTIKAYFKCKRPFSPLVGTPSTKSAEGHYQGFLPEGTDPHPGIGDEKDLRKNVIALLEADRRALYHAVTPSLVFLCLLIPSLHAALIYGGVPRESYLTTPVTKGDQVLIKTAKLYGEKTVDRELSELEVSSIFNHCCSLLIGVVIGSSAKIRAGAEQIRKRFKTLMASINRPAHGDTATLLQTFNPHEAIDWINSQPWVGSLVLSLLTTDFESPGKEFMEQIRLVASFAQMTTYTTIKEYLNECMDATLMIPAVAGEIKEFLDTASKLKADHGEIFKYLGAIRHPDAIKLAPRSFPNLASAAFYWSKKENPTMSGYRASTIVPGAIVKEAQLARYRRREISRGEDGSHIPDEIAQIMKIIGVTGYAKP is encoded by the coding sequence GGTTTTCTTCCAGAGGGAACTGACCCCCACCCCGGCATAGGGGATGAGAAAGACCTTCGGAAAAATGTGATTGCTTTATTAGAAGCAGATCGGCGAGCACTGTACCACGCTGTTACACCGAGCCtagtttttctgtgtcttttaattcctAGCCTTCACGCTGCCCTGATATACGGAGGAGTCCCTCGCGAGTCCTACCTCACAACTCCTGTTACGAAAGGTGATCAAGTCCTCATCAAAACAGCAAAGCTTTATGGAGAAAAAACAGTTGATCGTGAATTGTCGGAACTAGAAGTCTCATCTATCTTCAACCATTGCTGTTCACTGCTGATCGGAGTGGTTATTGGTTCATCGGCTAAAATAAGAGCAGGTGCGGAACAAATAAGGAAGAGATTTAAGACGCTAATGGCTTCAATAAACAGGCCGGCGCATGGAGACACTGCCACTCTCCTCCAGACCTTCAACCCTCACGAAGCTATTGACTGGATCAACTCACAACCATGGGTTGGTTCTCTGGTTCTATCTCTTTTAACTACAGATTTTGAATCACCCGGCAAAGAATTCATGGAGCAGATCAGACTAGTCGCTAGCTTTGCCCAGATGACGACATACACCACAATCAAAGAATACCTCAATGAGTGCATGGATGCGACATTAATGATTCCTGCTGTTGCTGGGGAAATTAAGGAGTTTCTCGATACTGCCTCTAAACTCAAGGCCGACCATGGTGAGATTTTCAAATACCTCGGGGCCATCCGTCATCCAGACGCTATTAAGCTTGCGCCACGGAGCTTTCCTAATCTTGCTTCAGCAGCCTTTTATTGGAGTAAGAAGGAGAATCCGACTATGTCAGGATATAGAGCCTCCACAATAGTTCCTGGAGCTATAGTGAAAGAAGCTCAGCTAGCTCGATACAGGAGGCGTGAGATATCCCGAGGGGAGGATGGAAGTCATATCCCAGATGAAATTGCCCAGATCATGAAGATAATTGGTGTGACAGGCTATGCAAAACCATGA